A section of the Virgibacillus sp. NKC19-3 genome encodes:
- a CDS encoding cytochrome c oxidase assembly protein → MLDIILDEFHFSTLWNGGILLFGLFAAIIYLFLLPEEKNHSIWKTILFFTALIVLFIAIGSPINVIARIKFSTHIIQLVLLLLVVPPLLIIGFKKKIIEKIRTISVLDKMIHMLTNPVVAIFLFQLSFYAYHIPMLFDYVRIDLFLNYIFLLGLFISALLLWIPIVSPGRQTSGQKLKYCITNSLLLIPFSLLLFFASDSIYTIYSDIDAFIPALALCLPDYDTLTPEFFETLLPFDPVNEQQLGGGILLVSQVVVFGGLLLLRQVRKHSYFPAA, encoded by the coding sequence ATGTTGGATATCATTTTAGATGAATTTCATTTTTCTACCCTATGGAATGGGGGGATTTTATTATTTGGGTTGTTTGCAGCTATTATCTATCTATTTCTTTTACCTGAAGAAAAAAATCATTCCATATGGAAAACCATTCTTTTTTTTACGGCTTTGATTGTGTTATTTATTGCCATTGGCAGTCCTATAAATGTTATCGCGCGAATAAAATTCAGTACGCACATTATACAGCTGGTTTTACTATTACTCGTTGTTCCACCATTACTAATCATTGGGTTTAAAAAGAAAATTATAGAAAAAATCCGAACTATTTCAGTACTAGATAAAATGATCCATATGCTAACAAATCCAGTTGTTGCTATTTTCCTTTTCCAATTATCATTTTATGCATATCATATTCCGATGCTATTTGACTATGTCCGGATCGATTTGTTTCTAAATTATATTTTTTTACTTGGTTTGTTTATCTCAGCCTTGTTGCTTTGGATACCAATTGTATCTCCGGGGAGGCAAACGAGCGGCCAAAAGCTGAAGTATTGTATCACAAATAGTCTATTATTGATTCCTTTTAGTCTATTGTTATTCTTTGCTTCAGATAGTATCTATACTATTTATTCTGATATAGATGCGTTTATACCAGCGCTCGCTCTTTGTTTGCCAGATTATGATACACTGACACCCGAATTTTTCGAAACACTGCTACCTTTTGATCCGGTTAACGAACAACAGTTAGGTGGAGGTATATTGTTAGTAAGTCAGGTTGTTGTTTTTGGCGGGTTGTTATTGTTAAGGCAAGTAAGAAAGCATAGCTACTTTCCTGCTGCATAA
- the sspL gene encoding small, acid-soluble spore protein L: MEVVLVAKKKNTNRDKESVKNSSLNPQGLSEDVADQQPKSQLEQRAKKKNTKI; encoded by the coding sequence ATGGAGGTGGTCTTGGTGGCTAAAAAGAAGAATACAAACCGAGATAAGGAAAGCGTGAAAAATTCTAGTTTAAATCCTCAAGGCTTGTCTGAAGATGTTGCAGACCAGCAACCAAAATCCCAGCTGGAACAACGAGCTAAAAAGAAGAATACGAAAATTTAG
- a CDS encoding alpha/beta hydrolase: MKKRILLISGIIVALLLVAVFLVTNYFYGEAVKRGNEVELHSEEVETVASRQDQSIVEEAEEWFGEQDTQVVEQSSYDDLTLKAIYIDNEASTGKAVILAHGFRGVKEDMDELVKFYYDQGFDILMPDARGHGESEGDYIGYGWHDRLDYQQWVDMLIEDHEAEEIFLHGNSMGAALVLMTSGEDLPAEVKGIVEDSGYTTVKEELTHQLNHLYNLPAFPLLDMTSVMTKVRAGFTFEEASAIDQVKNNTRPLFIIHGEEDELVPTEMAHELYEAAGGDKEIWIIPEAGHTDAYTVATAEFQDRLQDFIDRALED, from the coding sequence TTGAAAAAAAGAATATTACTTATTTCCGGAATTATTGTTGCTTTACTTCTTGTTGCCGTTTTTCTGGTAACGAATTATTTTTACGGGGAAGCGGTAAAGCGAGGGAATGAGGTTGAATTACACAGTGAAGAAGTGGAGACGGTTGCGAGCAGACAGGATCAATCGATCGTAGAAGAAGCTGAGGAGTGGTTCGGAGAGCAAGATACACAGGTCGTTGAACAGAGTTCGTATGATGATTTAACCTTAAAAGCCATTTACATAGATAATGAAGCATCAACCGGTAAAGCTGTTATTCTTGCTCACGGGTTTCGCGGAGTGAAAGAGGATATGGATGAATTGGTGAAATTTTATTATGATCAAGGGTTTGATATATTAATGCCGGATGCTCGCGGACACGGGGAAAGTGAAGGTGACTATATTGGCTATGGTTGGCATGACAGGCTTGATTATCAACAATGGGTTGACATGTTGATCGAGGACCATGAGGCTGAAGAAATATTTCTCCATGGAAATTCGATGGGGGCTGCGCTCGTTTTAATGACTAGTGGAGAGGATCTTCCTGCCGAGGTGAAAGGAATTGTGGAAGATAGCGGCTACACGACGGTTAAGGAAGAATTAACACATCAGCTGAACCATTTGTATAATCTTCCGGCTTTTCCATTACTTGATATGACAAGTGTGATGACCAAGGTGAGGGCAGGATTTACCTTTGAAGAAGCCTCTGCGATTGATCAGGTGAAAAATAATACACGTCCGTTATTCATTATTCACGGGGAAGAAGATGAACTTGTCCCAACAGAGATGGCTCATGAACTGTATGAGGCAGCCGGTGGTGACAAAGAAATTTGGATTATTCCGGAAGCAGGCCATACAGATGCGTATACGGTTGCTACGGCTGAATTTCAAGATCGGTTGCAGGACTTTATAGATAGGGCTTTGGAGGATTAG
- a CDS encoding YdbC family protein, with translation MAELKYEIVENIGVLSESPKGWTKELNVVSWNGRSPKYDLRDWAPGKEKMGKGVTMTADEVKQLKDILHNRDK, from the coding sequence ATGGCTGAATTAAAGTATGAAATCGTGGAAAACATTGGTGTGCTTTCCGAATCACCAAAGGGCTGGACGAAGGAGTTGAATGTAGTCAGTTGGAATGGGCGCAGTCCAAAATATGATTTGCGAGATTGGGCGCCTGGGAAAGAGAAGATGGGCAAAGGTGTAACGATGACTGCGGACGAGGTAAAGCAGCTGAAGGATATTTTACACAATAGAGATAAATAG
- a CDS encoding fatty acyl-CoA synthetase, translating into MSREANVQDGLDRILERARRNTLGDLLARTRGRMPDKFAFAYNGQRLNYAELDDLVNQMAHAFLEDGMEKGDRVTVMSKNSLDFVVVTFALARIGAVMIPINYMLTTEDVQYILEHAEVSGFIASEEYAPLLDQSASRLEIKQRYLMEVSVTCTDELVEWKPLATARAGQPIDFVEAEIADDDLVQVLYTSGTESRPKGVMLSHKSIVGEYVSSIVDGKMDAGDVAIHAMPLYHSAQLNVFLGPSVYVGSSGIILSAANPALILKTIEEEGATQLFCPPTVWIGLLRHPDFDKRDLSTLEKCYYGAAIMPKEILKELMERLPNARFWNFYGQTEVAPLATALQPEDQLRKLGSAGVATLNVQTKIVDDEDIEVPRGQIGEIVHRTSHAMKGYLHDPEKTAKAFKNGWFHSGDFGVMDEEGYVTIVDRKKDMINTGGVNVSSREVEETIYQLDGVSEVAVVSIPDTYWIEAVAAVIILKDGMKLTKEEVITFCKGKLSTFKVPKYVDFADELPKNPSGKVMKRALRDQYGDGGQVHCPSENGTQGQVHCPTPLA; encoded by the coding sequence ATGAGCAGAGAAGCAAATGTACAGGATGGTCTTGACAGGATCTTGGAAAGGGCACGTCGTAATACATTAGGAGATTTACTGGCAAGAACCCGCGGGCGGATGCCGGATAAATTTGCATTCGCTTACAATGGCCAACGTTTAAATTATGCAGAATTGGATGACTTGGTTAACCAGATGGCACATGCGTTTTTAGAGGATGGAATGGAAAAAGGGGATAGGGTTACAGTCATGTCTAAAAATAGTTTGGACTTTGTTGTGGTAACTTTTGCTTTGGCACGCATTGGAGCAGTTATGATCCCCATCAACTATATGCTAACAACTGAAGATGTTCAATATATTTTGGAGCATGCTGAAGTTAGCGGTTTCATTGCTTCGGAGGAATATGCCCCTTTACTTGATCAGTCAGCTAGTAGATTAGAGATAAAACAACGGTACTTGATGGAAGTTTCTGTTACTTGTACTGATGAGTTAGTCGAATGGAAGCCATTAGCTACTGCTCGTGCTGGACAGCCTATTGATTTCGTGGAAGCGGAAATTGCTGACGATGACCTTGTTCAAGTATTGTATACGAGTGGTACAGAATCGCGTCCAAAGGGAGTGATGCTTTCCCATAAAAGTATTGTTGGGGAGTATGTGAGTTCCATTGTTGACGGAAAAATGGATGCAGGTGATGTGGCCATTCATGCAATGCCGCTTTATCATAGTGCACAGCTCAATGTGTTTCTTGGTCCCAGTGTGTATGTCGGCTCAAGTGGGATCATCTTAAGTGCGGCAAATCCCGCGTTAATTTTAAAAACAATTGAAGAAGAAGGAGCGACACAGCTATTTTGTCCACCGACTGTATGGATTGGACTACTTCGTCATCCGGATTTTGATAAACGCGATTTATCAACGTTGGAGAAATGTTATTATGGAGCTGCCATTATGCCAAAAGAAATTTTAAAAGAACTCATGGAACGCTTGCCTAACGCACGTTTCTGGAATTTTTATGGGCAAACGGAAGTTGCTCCACTTGCAACTGCGCTTCAACCTGAGGATCAATTACGAAAGCTTGGTTCAGCAGGAGTTGCGACATTAAATGTGCAGACGAAAATTGTGGATGATGAAGATATAGAAGTACCCCGCGGGCAAATAGGTGAAATTGTTCATCGAACATCCCATGCGATGAAGGGATATTTGCATGACCCGGAAAAAACGGCAAAAGCTTTTAAAAATGGCTGGTTCCATAGCGGAGACTTCGGTGTGATGGATGAGGAGGGCTACGTAACGATTGTTGATCGGAAGAAAGATATGATAAACACAGGTGGCGTGAATGTTTCAAGCAGGGAAGTTGAGGAGACGATTTATCAGTTGGATGGCGTGTCTGAAGTCGCTGTTGTCAGTATCCCTGATACGTATTGGATTGAAGCAGTAGCAGCGGTTATTATTTTAAAAGACGGGATGAAATTAACGAAAGAAGAGGTTATCACCTTTTGTAAAGGTAAATTATCGACATTTAAGGTTCCGAAATATGTCGATTTTGCCGATGAATTACCAAAGAACCCGAGTGGAAAAGTTATGAAGCGAGCGTTGCGAGATCAGTATGGGGACGGGGGACAGGTTCATTGCCCCAGTGAGAATGGGACACAGGGACAGGTTCATTGTCCCACTCCTCTCGCGTAG
- a CDS encoding DNA-deoxyinosine glycosylase: MDEKINAFPPVVPKNPKVLILGSIPGGMSLEKQEYYGNPRNHFWDILYELFDQEPLREYNEKIAFVKKHGIALWDSIGRCYREGSLDTNILEEEPNDIIGLLKAHPTITLIACNGGKSYQTFKRNFPVDELEGIEVLKMPSTSPIPGKYTKSFEGKVEAWSQILPFSY; encoded by the coding sequence ATGGATGAAAAAATAAATGCCTTTCCACCTGTTGTACCGAAGAATCCTAAGGTGCTCATTCTCGGATCCATTCCTGGTGGGATGTCGCTTGAGAAACAAGAATATTACGGAAACCCTCGTAACCATTTTTGGGATATTCTTTATGAGCTTTTTGATCAAGAGCCACTTCGTGAATATAATGAAAAAATCGCATTCGTAAAGAAGCATGGAATTGCCCTATGGGATTCGATTGGTAGGTGCTATAGAGAAGGAAGTCTGGATACAAATATTTTGGAAGAGGAACCGAATGATATCATCGGATTATTAAAAGCGCATCCGACCATTACATTAATTGCGTGTAACGGAGGAAAATCCTATCAAACATTTAAAAGGAATTTTCCAGTCGATGAATTAGAGGGAATAGAAGTCTTGAAAATGCCATCAACCAGCCCGATTCCAGGAAAATATACGAAGTCATTTGAAGGGAAAGTAGAAGCATGGAGTCAAATTTTGCCTTTTTCGTATTAG
- a CDS encoding phosphotransferase, with protein sequence MTSISIKHTLIDETSILDLLQGYHLGPISQCRFLTRGLNDTYLITTPRKYYIFRVYRHGWRNEEAIKFELDVLNHLHAKMYPASYPIAKRDGTYLSAIDAPEGRRYGMLFTYSKGERPAINVENAKLIGESLGHLHRVTDDFHSDHRRGFALDLTHILDEPTSRVLPVVRRVLGKEIEGDMHEIVENIKTTLGHKNLELGFCHGDFHNHNMHMNNGVLEIFDFDSGAMGFRAYDVAVSWWNLLTNYGKQEEECWDVFLNGYFSQRRLDKDDVDSLPIFITARRFCLLGTMLQNDDVWGTNWINKQSLELFVLQVKTDMIREI encoded by the coding sequence ATGACAAGCATAAGCATAAAGCATACATTAATAGATGAAACATCAATCCTAGATTTATTACAAGGGTATCATTTGGGGCCAATTAGCCAATGCAGATTTTTAACAAGAGGGTTAAATGATACCTATCTTATTACCACACCAAGAAAGTACTATATTTTTAGGGTTTATCGTCATGGCTGGAGGAATGAAGAGGCAATTAAGTTTGAATTGGATGTACTAAACCATTTACATGCAAAAATGTATCCGGCTTCTTATCCGATCGCAAAACGTGATGGAACTTATTTGAGTGCAATAGATGCGCCTGAAGGACGCCGTTACGGTATGCTGTTTACATATTCAAAAGGGGAGAGACCTGCCATAAATGTTGAGAATGCGAAATTAATCGGGGAGTCATTGGGCCATTTACACCGTGTAACCGATGATTTTCATTCGGATCATAGACGCGGATTTGCATTAGATCTTACGCATATATTGGATGAACCAACTTCGCGCGTTTTGCCGGTTGTTCGCAGGGTTTTAGGCAAGGAAATAGAAGGAGATATGCACGAGATTGTGGAAAACATCAAAACCACATTGGGTCATAAAAATTTGGAACTGGGTTTCTGTCATGGTGATTTTCATAATCATAATATGCATATGAATAATGGAGTATTAGAAATTTTTGATTTTGATAGTGGGGCAATGGGATTCAGGGCGTATGATGTTGCAGTATCCTGGTGGAATTTGCTCACGAACTATGGGAAGCAGGAAGAAGAATGCTGGGATGTTTTTCTAAATGGTTACTTTTCTCAACGGAGGCTGGACAAAGACGATGTTGACAGCTTACCCATATTTATAACTGCGAGAAGATTTTGTTTACTAGGTACAATGTTGCAAAATGATGATGTATGGGGAACGAACTGGATCAATAAACAATCTTTAGAATTATTCGTATTGCAGGTTAAGACAGATATGATACGGGAGATTTAA
- a CDS encoding 3'-5' exonuclease, producing MHFVSIDFETANEKRFSPCAIGVVVANEHEILDEFYSLINPLMGFSSFHTDIHGITKSDVVHAPTFPQVWPTLHEYLSQKVVIAHNASFDMSVLRQTLDYFNLSYPDMDYLCTANISKRVWPGLTNHKLNTLAMHHGIAFEHHHALEDARVAAEILRKALSAYQAESLDPFLEKCKMTKGRIYEHGYVPPRAKKPTKRKRKLYF from the coding sequence ATGCATTTTGTTTCCATCGATTTTGAAACCGCTAATGAAAAGCGTTTCAGTCCATGTGCGATCGGTGTGGTTGTCGCGAATGAGCATGAGATTTTGGATGAATTTTATAGTTTAATTAATCCGCTTATGGGATTTTCGTCATTTCATACAGATATACACGGTATTACAAAGAGTGACGTGGTACATGCACCAACATTTCCTCAAGTTTGGCCGACACTTCATGAGTATCTATCACAAAAGGTTGTCATTGCGCATAATGCGAGTTTCGATATGAGTGTGCTCAGGCAAACGCTTGATTATTTTAATTTGAGTTACCCTGATATGGACTACCTTTGTACGGCAAATATTTCTAAAAGAGTATGGCCAGGCTTGACCAATCATAAACTAAACACTCTTGCCATGCATCACGGTATTGCATTTGAACATCATCATGCGCTGGAGGACGCGCGGGTTGCTGCAGAGATATTGAGAAAGGCTTTGTCTGCATATCAGGCAGAATCCCTGGACCCATTTTTGGAAAAATGCAAGATGACCAAGGGAAGAATCTATGAACACGGGTATGTCCCGCCACGTGCGAAGAAACCAACGAAGCGTAAACGAAAATTATATTTTTAG
- a CDS encoding GNAT family N-acetyltransferase codes for MKRIRKAVDADMDAIYAMGYDVWGDDLPMEKYINSCRSSTKYKKGTWYVYEDTQTGSKLSSLIVYHLDPIEGLIVRGIGSISTPVHCRNNGYASALIKMVLQALKEKEQCNHFFLYSDIGSAFYERLHFKVLPLSKQKSKDSVCMYYSELYDGDAISFDIPDYF; via the coding sequence GTGAAGCGTATTAGAAAAGCCGTCGATGCGGATATGGATGCCATCTATGCAATGGGGTATGATGTGTGGGGAGATGATCTTCCAATGGAAAAATACATAAATAGCTGTAGATCATCTACAAAATACAAAAAGGGAACATGGTATGTTTATGAGGATACTCAAACTGGGAGCAAGTTATCTTCTTTAATTGTATATCATCTTGATCCGATAGAAGGTTTGATTGTCCGGGGTATTGGTTCCATTTCAACTCCTGTTCATTGTAGAAATAATGGCTATGCTTCAGCATTAATAAAGATGGTTTTACAAGCGTTGAAAGAAAAGGAACAATGCAATCACTTTTTCTTATATAGCGATATTGGGTCAGCGTTCTATGAACGTTTACATTTTAAAGTGTTACCATTATCAAAACAAAAATCTAAAGATAGTGTTTGTATGTACTATTCGGAACTATACGATGGTGATGCCATATCCTTTGATATACCTGATTATTTTTAG
- a CDS encoding alpha/beta hydrolase → MKKKRWIKIGIGLFSVILIIDIIASFYFYNLAIERNVKDFLVGNADLDVSAEAMNVFTEGDWREWNQNQDFEPIEMTSYDGLKLQGYFLEAEEPTNKTVVLAHGYLGGASDMGLYGQYYYEELGYNIFTADLRGHGDSEGDYIGFGWHDRLDYADWVDLLVEKQGPETEIVLHGVSMGAAAVLMASGEDLPDNVKAIVADSPYSSVYDLFAYQLDRMFHLPAFPVLPSTSFVTNMRAGYTLTEASALDQVKETDIPILYIHGNADTFVPTAMTKELYENTNSDADIVMFDEASHGEAFVTQKDKYVEKMKSFLTKYME, encoded by the coding sequence GTGAAGAAGAAACGATGGATAAAAATTGGAATAGGACTTTTCAGTGTCATCTTAATTATAGATATTATTGCAAGTTTTTATTTTTATAATTTGGCAATTGAACGTAACGTAAAGGATTTTCTGGTAGGAAATGCTGATTTAGATGTTTCTGCAGAGGCTATGAACGTTTTCACAGAGGGAGATTGGCGTGAATGGAATCAAAATCAGGATTTCGAGCCAATAGAGATGACCTCTTATGATGGTCTAAAACTGCAGGGGTATTTTTTGGAAGCGGAAGAGCCGACGAATAAAACGGTTGTGTTAGCACATGGTTACCTTGGGGGCGCAAGCGATATGGGCTTATACGGTCAGTATTATTATGAAGAGTTGGGTTATAATATTTTTACCGCAGATTTGCGTGGCCATGGGGACAGTGAAGGAGATTATATTGGATTCGGCTGGCATGATCGTCTGGACTACGCGGATTGGGTTGATTTACTTGTAGAAAAACAAGGTCCGGAAACGGAAATTGTATTACATGGTGTATCAATGGGTGCTGCAGCGGTGTTAATGGCAAGTGGGGAAGATTTGCCTGATAATGTAAAAGCAATTGTGGCAGATAGTCCTTACTCGAGTGTATATGATTTATTTGCGTATCAACTGGATCGCATGTTTCATTTACCGGCATTCCCTGTTTTACCGAGTACAAGCTTTGTAACAAATATGCGTGCAGGATATACTCTGACAGAAGCTTCAGCACTTGATCAGGTAAAAGAGACCGATATACCAATTCTATATATTCACGGTAATGCGGACACATTTGTGCCGACTGCTATGACGAAAGAATTGTATGAAAACACAAATAGTGATGCAGATATAGTCATGTTTGATGAAGCTAGTCATGGAGAGGCTTTTGTCACGCAAAAAGATAAATATGTAGAGAAAATGAAAAGCTTTTTAACGAAATACATGGAATGA
- a CDS encoding GNAT family N-acetyltransferase, whose protein sequence is MIYEADLHVRKQLFPMFEDMNDTIILSCLQGHMGSAWVDDVEKPTVCQVLVGDFVFYAGNPHAKEADTLLYHLPENILAIVHTDEWKSRMETIHEGSIEKIQRYRFKKNVDDLDRTYIKKFLSGLPKEYELKPIDASLAGEASLHEISDDFTGQFHSIDDYINRGLGFAILYDGKVVCGASSYSIYDEGIEIEIGTHPVHRRKGLATVAAAALILECLDAGLYPSWDAANLESVKLAQKLGYVLEESYDVYYIKK, encoded by the coding sequence ATGATTTATGAAGCAGATCTTCATGTGAGAAAACAGCTATTTCCAATGTTTGAAGATATGAATGACACGATTATCCTCTCATGTCTTCAAGGCCATATGGGGAGCGCTTGGGTAGATGACGTTGAAAAACCAACTGTCTGTCAAGTGCTGGTAGGAGATTTTGTATTCTATGCCGGAAATCCTCATGCAAAAGAGGCTGACACTTTATTATATCATTTGCCTGAAAATATACTAGCAATTGTTCATACAGATGAATGGAAAAGTCGTATGGAAACCATTCATGAAGGCTCCATAGAAAAAATACAACGTTATCGTTTTAAAAAGAATGTAGATGATCTGGATCGGACGTATATTAAGAAATTTTTATCAGGGCTACCAAAAGAATATGAACTTAAGCCAATCGATGCATCCTTGGCAGGAGAAGCCTCTTTGCATGAAATTTCTGATGACTTTACAGGGCAGTTCCATTCGATCGATGATTATATAAATAGAGGATTAGGTTTTGCCATTTTGTATGATGGAAAAGTGGTGTGTGGCGCATCGTCCTATAGTATTTATGATGAAGGAATCGAGATCGAAATTGGCACACATCCTGTGCATAGAAGAAAGGGACTGGCGACTGTAGCAGCAGCTGCTTTGATTTTAGAATGCCTCGATGCGGGATTGTATCCGAGTTGGGATGCAGCGAACCTTGAGTCTGTTAAGTTAGCACAAAAGCTTGGATATGTTTTGGAAGAATCGTATGATGTGTATTATATAAAAAAGTAG
- the sppA gene encoding signal peptide peptidase SppA, protein MNSKRWIALIVAVVLLVFSLGFRMMTSIASTDFEEMFNFQDNKFQENVIEEGAGTNQIAVLNLDGVIQDSGQSSVLDTGGYNHERFLELLEQAGSDGTVNGIVLRVNSPGGGVVESAEIHDKVVEIQEEYDKPVYISMGNTAASGGYYVAAPADKIVAHEATLTGSIGVIMESFNFAEFADEHGIDFNTIKSGEYKDIMSASREMTDDERDILQAMIDDMYGDFVDVIVDGRDMPEDEVRELGDGRVYTGSQANDNGLVDDLGSMDDTIAMMKEDYDLGDARVIEYQNGFEVNQWLGGSVQNLFESEPDVTGIKDMLRESNTPRAMYLYTK, encoded by the coding sequence ATGAACAGTAAACGTTGGATTGCACTCATTGTTGCAGTGGTTTTACTTGTGTTTTCATTAGGGTTTCGAATGATGACAAGTATAGCTTCAACCGACTTTGAGGAAATGTTTAATTTTCAGGATAATAAATTCCAGGAAAATGTTATTGAGGAAGGTGCTGGAACGAATCAGATTGCTGTACTAAATTTGGATGGCGTTATCCAAGATAGTGGTCAAAGTTCAGTGCTTGATACAGGTGGATATAACCATGAACGATTTTTGGAATTGCTTGAGCAAGCTGGATCGGATGGTACAGTGAATGGGATTGTTTTACGTGTGAATTCTCCTGGTGGAGGTGTCGTTGAAAGTGCAGAGATTCATGATAAAGTAGTAGAAATACAGGAGGAGTATGACAAACCTGTTTATATATCGATGGGTAATACGGCAGCGTCCGGTGGTTATTATGTAGCTGCGCCAGCTGACAAAATTGTAGCACATGAAGCAACGTTGACCGGTTCTATTGGAGTTATTATGGAGAGCTTCAATTTCGCTGAATTTGCGGATGAGCATGGCATTGATTTTAATACCATTAAAAGTGGTGAATACAAGGATATTATGTCGGCCTCCCGTGAAATGACGGATGATGAACGTGACATTTTGCAAGCGATGATTGATGATATGTATGGAGATTTCGTGGACGTGATTGTTGATGGACGTGACATGCCTGAAGATGAGGTAAGGGAATTAGGCGATGGTCGGGTTTATACTGGATCACAAGCGAATGACAACGGTTTGGTAGATGACCTTGGTTCTATGGATGACACGATTGCTATGATGAAGGAAGACTATGACTTAGGTGATGCTCGCGTTATTGAATATCAAAATGGCTTTGAAGTTAATCAATGGTTAGGTGGATCTGTCCAGAACTTGTTTGAATCCGAACCTGATGTAACTGGAATCAAAGACATGTTAAGAGAATCCAATACGCCGCGTGCGATGTATTTATATACAAAATAA
- a CDS encoding RDD family protein has translation MSEEEIEYTTEATQSSLPRRYAGFWMRFWAYLIDLIVLFSINGILLSPFKFVNDGAPIDVGFWTLTGILGAVVFYVYFLLMTKFFNQTVGKMILGLKVIRNDLGPLQWSDLLFRELVGRFIYRVFFFMALLYIVVAFTPEKQGLHDMIGNTRVVFVK, from the coding sequence ATGAGTGAAGAAGAAATTGAATATACCACAGAAGCAACACAAAGTTCCCTGCCAAGGCGGTATGCCGGCTTCTGGATGCGGTTTTGGGCATATTTGATTGATTTAATCGTCCTATTTAGTATAAATGGTATCTTGCTAAGCCCGTTTAAATTTGTAAACGATGGTGCCCCTATCGATGTCGGGTTTTGGACCTTAACAGGTATCCTTGGAGCGGTCGTTTTTTATGTGTATTTTCTGTTGATGACAAAGTTTTTTAATCAGACGGTAGGTAAAATGATTCTTGGTTTAAAAGTGATCCGAAATGACTTAGGCCCACTGCAATGGAGTGATCTACTTTTTCGGGAATTGGTTGGAAGATTTATTTATCGCGTTTTTTTCTTTATGGCACTTCTCTATATCGTAGTGGCATTTACACCAGAAAAACAAGGGTTACATGATATGATTGGAAATACGAGAGTAGTGTTCGTGAAATAA
- a CDS encoding VOC family protein, which translates to MNFYYEAIDHVQLAAPVGSEDEARGFFRNVLGFDEMEKPETLQGRGGVWFRSGTVHVHIGSDKSFTPAKKAHPAFQVKNLEIMKDHLAAKNVDFRVDDRLPGANRFYVTDPFGNRIEFLEWV; encoded by the coding sequence ATGAATTTTTACTATGAAGCAATTGATCATGTACAACTTGCAGCACCTGTAGGCAGTGAAGATGAAGCACGAGGATTTTTTCGGAATGTATTAGGTTTTGATGAAATGGAAAAACCTGAAACTTTACAGGGAAGAGGCGGAGTGTGGTTTCGCTCTGGAACTGTACATGTACATATAGGATCAGATAAATCCTTTACACCAGCTAAAAAGGCTCATCCTGCTTTTCAAGTAAAAAATTTAGAGATAATGAAGGATCACTTAGCGGCGAAAAACGTTGACTTTCGGGTTGATGACCGTTTGCCTGGGGCGAATCGCTTTTATGTAACTGATCCTTTTGGAAATCGGATTGAGTTTCTGGAGTGGGTGTAG